Below is a window of Christensenella minuta DNA.
TCCCGCACTCCTTGCACGTATAGGCCGGGATACGATGCCCCCACCAGAGCTGGCGCGAGATGCACCAGTCACGGATATTATACAACCAGTTAAAATAGATTTTGGAAAAACGCTCGGGCACAAATTTCACCTTGCCCGTTTCCACCGCTTCGATCGCAGGCTGCGCAAGCTCCTTCATCTTCACGAACCACTGGCGTGAGATGATTGGCTCGATCACCGTATGGCAGCGGTAGCAATGCCCGACATTATGCTTATAATCCTCAATTTTCACGAGCGCGCCGCATGCTTTAAGGTCGTCCACGATTTGCCTGCGGGCTTCGTCCCTATCCATACCCGCATATTTCCCGGCGTTTTCCGCCATCGTACCATCGTCGTTCATTACACGCACGACAGGCAGGTTATGGCGCTCGCCCACTTCATAGTCGTTCGGATCGTGCGCGGGCGTAATTTTCACCGCGCCGGTTCCAAATTCCATATCCACATATTCGTCCGCCACAACAGGTATCGGCTTGTCAAGCAGCGGCAGGATCACATTTTTGCCCACAAGGTCTTTATAGCGTTCGTCCGCAGGGTTCACGGCAACCGCCGTATCGCCGAGCATCGTCTCTGGGCGTGTCGTTGCCACTACGATGCCCTCTCCGCCGTCTTCCGCACGGTAACGCATATGCCACAGGTGGGAATCCTGCTCTTCATATTCCACTTCCGCATCCGAAAGCGCAGTCATACATTCCGGGCACCAGTTGATAATGCGGTTTCCCTGATAAATCAATCCTTTTTCATATAGGCGTACAAAAACCTCGCGCACCGCACGGCTGCATCCCTCGTCCATCGTAAAACGCTCACGTTCCCAATCGAGGGACGAGCCAAGCTTTTTCAGCTGCCGTGTAATCCTTCCGCCAAATTCTTCGCGCCATTGCCACGCGCGTTCCAGGAATTTATCGCGTCCCAGTTCTTCCTTGGACGTTCCTTCGTCACGCAGCGCATCCACAATTTTGACCTCTGTCGCAATGCTGGCATGATCGGTCCCCGGCATCCACAGAGTGGAATAGCCCTGCATCCGTTTGGTGCGGATAATCGCATCCTGCATCATATTATCAAGCGCATGGCCCATATGGAGCTGTCCAGTAATGTTCGGCGGGGGAATCACGATCGTAAAAGGTTTTTTACCACGATCCACTTCCGCATGGAAATACCCTTTTTCAAGCCACTTCTGATAAAGCTTTTCTTCCGTTTGTTTCGGATCGTACGTTTTGCCCAGCTCTTTGCGCATCCTTCTGCCTCCAACCACTCTAAATAAAAATCATTAGGAATCCTGCGATTACAACGCCAAGCCCAATGAGTTTCGTGACAAAGTCCGCATTCTGATAACGAAAATGCCGGCCAATACGTTTTGCCGCAAAGCTCAGGACCGCCCCTGCCGCAAGCAGGATCAGTCCAGTGACCTGTAATGTTGTAATATTCGCAAAAAATTCCATAGTTTCTCCTGTTTACATACTTTTCTATTATACCGTCAACGTCTCATATTATCAAGAGAAGCGCCCATTGTAAAATTTTTGTGCGGCTATATTTTTAGCCCTTTTTGGAGTATAATAATAAGTAACATTGCATATGTGGGAGTACGCTATGGCTGAAAACAAATACAAGCATCTTATCAACCGCGATTTGAGTTGGCTAAAATTTAACGAACGGGTATTGGAGGAAGCAGAAGATCATTCCAATCCTCTGTTCGAACGTCTTAACTTTATGGCAATTTACCACAGTAACCTGAGCGAATTCCTTATGGTGCGCGTGGGCAGCCTTCATGACCGCCTTCTGCTCAAAAAGGATGAAATCGATCCCCGTTCGGGTATGACGACGCTCGAGCAGCTTCGCGCCATCAACCGTAAGATCCGCGAGCTGACTCCGCGTAAGAACCGGGCCCTGATCGAAATTTTAAGGGAGCTGGAAAATTACCATATTTTCTATAAAGCGGGCGTACATCTCACTAAGTATGAAGAACGCTTTTTGGAGCGTTATTTTGAGCGCAATGTGCTGCCATTGCTTTCCCCGCATATTCTGGATAAACACCATCCTTTCCCATTCCTCCAGAATAATACCGTATATATCGCGGTACTGTTGAAATCGAAGGACGGAAAAACACAGCTTGGCATCATCCCGGCGAGCGGGTATTTTGAGCGCCTGCTCCTTTTACCCAGCAAATATATCAAATTCACGTTGATCGAGGATTTGATTTACCGTTTTGCTTCACGTGTTTTCCCCAGACACAGGGTAGAAGCGCGCAGCATCTTTTCGATTACGCGCAATGCGGATATCGACGCGGACGAGGCCTTTTTCGACTACGATATGTCGTACCGGGACATTATGGAGATCATCGTTAAAAAGCGCAAAAAGCTTGAACCTGTAAGATTGGATATTTGCCGCAGCCAGAGCGAAGAAATTACCAAGCGCTTGATGAAAAACCTGAATTTAACACAGGACGAGGTATTCTTCAATGAAATGCCTACCGTGCTTTCCTTTGTGTCCGACCTTAAGGACCTGCTTACAGATGAAAAATACAGACCGCTTTTCTATCCCCCGCTTGTCTCACAGCCGTCCGGCCAAGTGGACCTGAATAAAAAGCTGATCCCGCAAATTCAGAAAAGAGACGTGCTGCTCTCCTATCCCTATCAGGACATGAAAACTTTCGTGCGCTTGCTGGAGGAGGCGGCCATGAATCCAAGCGTAATGTCTATCAAGATCACCCTCTACCGTGTCGCGCGCAATTCCAAGGTAATCGACGCGCTGATCCGCGCCGCTGAAAACGGCAAAGAGGTCATTACCGTGGTAGAGCTTCGCGCGCGCTTCGACGAGGAAAACAATATCGATTGGTCAAAACGGCTTCAGGAGGCGGGCGCTTCTCTGATTTATGGAATTGAAGATTATAAGGTCCATTCCAAGCTGTTGTTGATTACGATGAAGAAAAGAGACGGCGCGCTCGGTTTCATTACGCAGGTTGGAACGGGTAATTATAACGAAAGCACTGCGAAGCTGTATACCGATCTATCGCTTATTACTGCAGACGAAGACATTGCGATCAACGCGCAGGACGTATTTAAAAACCTCTGCATGGGAAGTCTGGTGGAAAATTCGGATATCCTGATGGTCTCTCCCCTAACGCTTAAGCAGTCTGTATTGCGGTATATCGACCAGGAAATCCTGATGGCAAAATCCGGCGCGCCGGCACAGCTGACGTTCAAGATCAATTCGCTGAACGATACCGATATTATCAAAAAGCTGATCGCCGCTTCCGATGCGGGCGTCAAAATCCGGATGATTATCCGCGGTATTTGCTGCCTCAATGTGGAGACCACCGGTAAAACGCGTAACATCGATATTTCCAGTATCGTCGGACGCTATCTTGAGCATTCGCGTATTTACCTGTTTGGGCCGAAGGAGCGCCAGAAGGTCTATATCTCCTCCGCTGATTTTATGTCGCGCAACACGGAACGGCGGGTAGAAGTTGCCGTTCCGGTTCTTGATCCCGACCTGAAACGCGAAATCAACGATTTGATCGATATCCAACTGAAAGACAATGTGAAGGCGCGTCACCAGGTTGGCAAGGGTGTTTACCGGAAGCTCCCCGTTCCCAAGGGCGCGCCGCGCATCGACAGCCAGGTTGAGTTGTTCAAACGCGCTTACCGCGAGGCCGGAAACCCTCTTCCCGAGTGGCTGCAGGAAAAAAATTTTTGATGAATCCGCGATATGCATTGACATTCCCAATGAAAAAAGAGTAAAGTTATAGTACAAATTTGCTATACTTCTCATGCGGCAGTCCCTTACTTCTGCCGCATCTATATGACAGAAAGAGGCCTTTGCGCCTCTTTCTTTGCATTTTCCCCCAAAGCGCTTGACTGGTCAATTATTTTGCAGTATCCTATTACTTGACTTATCAACCATTCGGAGGTTTTAATATGGAACGTGCAGAATATGTCGAACGGATCGGACGCTATATCGCCATCCTGCACCGGGCGGCGCAAAAGTATATCAACAGAAGGATGCAGCCATTCGGATTTACATCCTCGGACCATATGTTTCTAATTCACATTTCAAAAAACGAAGGGATCAACCAGCGCCGCCTCGCGCGGATTTTGTCCATCGACGAGGCTGCGGTAACGCGGGCCATAAAGAAGCTCGAATGCGGCGGCTTTGTGCTGCGTAAAAAAGACCCGGAGGATATGCGTTCTTTTTCCCTCCATCTCACGGAGCGCGGCCATAACGCGATTCCTTCGCTGATCGAGACCTTCCGTGAATGGGATGAGGTTCTCTCTGAAGGTTTTTCAGCGGAGGAATTGACGGTCCTCCGCGGACAGTTGAAAAAAATGGCCGGAAATGCGGCGATATCCGCAGAGGAGGCACGGTAATATGGAACAGGCAATCAAAAATCCTCTGGGCGTGGAAAAACCGGGGAAGTTACTTGTAAAATTCGCGGTCCCCAGCATTATCGCAATGCTCGTAAGCGCGCTTTATAATATTGTGGATCAGATCTTTATCGGCCAGAGCGTTGGAATGCTCGGCAACGCGGCGACCAATGTTGCTTTTCCGCTTACTACGGTCTGTACGGCCATCGCCCTGCTGCTCGGGATCGGCGGCGCGGCAAACTTTAACCTTTCAATGGGAGCCAGGGAAGAAAAACGCGCCTCCGGATTTATCGGCGGCTCAATCGTGCTGCTGATTACGTGCGGAGTGGTCTTGATGCTCGTGGTCCGCATCTTCCTCAATCCGATGATGCATGCGTTTGGCGCAACTCCTGACGTTCTGGAATATGCGCTTACTTATACGGGGATCACATCGTTCGGATTTCCGTTTCTCATTTTTTCAACGGGAGCGAGCAACCTGATTCGCGCGGATGGGAGTCCAAAATTTTCCATGGCTTGCGTTCTTGTGGGTGCCGTAATCAACACGATACTCGATCCCCTGTTCATCTTTGGATTCAATATGGGAATGGCTGGCGCAGCGCTGGCGACAATCCTCGGCCAAATCGTTTCCGCACTGTTCGCGGCATACTATCTGATCTTCCGCTTCAAAACAACAAGGCTTCGTAAGGATGCGTTTCAGGTAACATGGAGCAAGAGCCGCGCCATCATGGGGCTCGGCGCAGCGGCCTGCTTTAACCAGCTCGCTATGATGGCTGTGCAGATCGCCCTCAATAATGTACTTACCTATTACGGCGCCCTGTCCGTATATGGAAGTGAAATTCCTTTGGCGGTCGTAGGGATCATCATGAAGGTCAATATGATCTTTATGTCCATCATTATCGGCATCGCTCAAGGCTTGCAGCCGATTTCCAGCTTTAACTACGGCGCACAAAAATATGGCCGCGTGCGCGAGACGTACCGCAAAGCAATCACTGCGGCAACTATTATTTCCATATGCGCGTTTCTTGCGTTCCAGCTGTTTCCGCGCCAGATCATTGGAATATTCGGCGCGGGCAGCGAGGAGTATTTCCATTTTGCGGAACGCTGCTTCCGTATCTTCCTGCTGTTTACCTTTGTAAACGGCATCCAGCCTGTGACCTCCAACTTCTTTTCCTCAATCGGCAAGGCGACCAAGGGCATCTGGCTGTCCCTTACACGGCAAATCATTTTCCTGCTTCCCCTTGTGCTGATCCTCCCCGTTTTCCTCGGGATCGACGGCGTAATGTATGCCGGCCCCGTTGCGGACGGTATGGCGGCGCTGGCAGCGATTCTTCTGGTCACAAAGGAAATGAAGAACATGAAACAGCTGGAATATCTGCAGGCATCTTAACCCTGCAGATAGGACGGCGGCAGGCTCTTCCTCTTTGCCGCCGTTTTTCTATCGCATTGCTTTCCCAACGCTTCCGAAGTCCGTCATTTTCTGCACCGCCACTTTTTTTACCGCCTCCCGCATCAGGGGGCTGATCTTATCGATGACCGGCCCGTACTGCTTTATATACCGATAGGCCGCTTCACTCGCCGCAATGCTGATATCCGTATAAATATTGATCTTCTGTATCCCGTACCGGATACATTCCTGCAAGTCGTTCACAGAAAGGCCCGAACCTCCGTGCAGAACCAAATTTGTATCTGTTATACTGCGTATTTCCTTCAGCCGTTCAATATCCAGCACCGGTTTCGACTTATATACCCCGTGCTCCGTTCCAATGGCAATCGCCAGCGCATCAATTTTTGTCTTTTCAACGAACTCCTTTACGTCCATCGGTTCCGTATAGGCATATCCTTTATACTCCCCTTCCCCGCCCTCGTCAAATGCTACGTGCCCAAGCTCTCCTTCTACAGAAACGCCTCTTTCGTGCGCATAAAAAGCCATTTCAGCGCATCGCGCAATATTCTCTTCCAATAGCTCGGTTGAACAATCGTACATTACAGATGTAAATCCGGCTTCAATGGCATGCTTCAGGGTTTCTTCCGTATATCCGTGGTCAAGGTGAAGCGCTACGGGCACGCTCGCTTTCTTTGCCATCGGAACCAGGAAAGATGCAGCAGTATCAATATCGCAGCAGCCGAGCAGAGCCTCCGCCGTACCGAAAATAACAGGAGATTGTGTTTCTTCCGCGGCTTCCAATACGCCCAAAGCCATTTCGATATTGAATGTATTGAACATCCCGACTCCATATCCGCGGATGCGGGCATCCTCCAGTATTTGTTTTAAATTCACCAGCATAACAGTTTCCTCCTCCGGTTGATCCAATTCTTTAAGATTATTATACTTGTGAAGAAATTTTTTGAACAGCTGTGGCGGTAAATATGCGTTTTGCGCATTTTCAGTCATTATTCGTGGTATAATATGATCGATATCAAGCAAAGGAGTGAAATATGAATCCTCGTCACGCCCAAATATTAGAAATTATTAAGGAAAAAAAATTTGTCTCCGTATCTGCCCTCAGCCAAGTACTTTATACCAGTGAGTCTACAGTCCGCCGGGATTTGATTGTACTGGAAAAAAACGGACTGATTCAGCGGACGCGCGGCGGCGCAATTTATATGGAGGCTACAAAGCTGGAATGGCCCCTTATGTTTAAAAGACAGGCAAATATGGAAAAGAAGCAGCGCATTGCCGATTTGGCGGCCGACTTCATAAAGGATCATCAAACGATCTTCATAGACTCAAGCAGCACCTGCATGATACTTGCAAAAAGGCTGATGGAAAAAACAAACCTGACTTTACTGACAAACGGAATTATGACTGCCAGCATTCTCTCGGAGGCGACCGATTTCAATATATATTGTACCTGCGGTAAGGTTTATTCCCGCCGTTCAAGCATCGGCGGAGTCGACGCCTGCGAATATATTTCCCGCTTTTCCGCCGATGCTGCGTTTGTCTCCTGCCGTGGAATTGCCGCCGACATGGGAGTAACCGATTTTGATGCGGACGCCTCTACCGTCAAACGTACTTATCGAAAATATACCCGCAAATTGATCCTGCTTGCGGACAGCACAAAATTTGGCCAAACCTTTTTCCATCGGACCTTTGATTTTCCAGAGGTTGATATAGTGATATCCGACTGTGAGTTCCCCGCCGACATCAAGCGCCGTTTTCAGCAGAGCGGCACCGAACTTATATCGCCGGGCGTTTAACGAGCCTCTTAGATTCTCCATGCAAAAAAGGCGGCTGCAGCCGCCTTTATGATTCTTATGGATTCCAGAATATCATTCCCTGTTTTCCCGCTTAAATTCCTGCAATTTCTCGTTCATCGCCTTCCATTTCTTCCGGTTCACATTCCAGCATACAAGCCAGATTATGATATAGAAAGCGATAAAGCCTGCGTAATACCAGACGATCCATTCGCTCGGCGGAAGCCAGCCAAACCAGATCATCAGCAGGGTGCATCCGGTAATAAGGATGATAAAATGAACAATCGTCCGTACGATATAGGTTCTGTTGCTCTTGTCCGATCCGACCCAGATCAGTTGTACGCAGGCAATGAACAGTCCGAGAAACAGATCGTTCCGCAGCTCCTTAAGAGGCAGGGCGTCCGCCCCGAGTGTAATCGTAATGACCGTGCTGATCGTCAGCGCAATCAGGAATGCGGTAACCAAAACCGCCGCAAACAGGCTAAAACCTTTTCTCATTCTATTCACCTCCCCAGCCCGAGCTTTTCTTTAAGCAAGGGAGCATACTGCCGTGATATGATCTGCTTTTCCCCGTTCTCAAGCTCTACCTCTATCTTTCCATTGAGGATCGGGTTCAGTGCGCGCACCTTTGCCAGATTGATGATCGTCGACTTATTGACGCGCAGGAAATTGGTTCCCTGAAATTTTTCCTCGATTTCGTACAGGCGGAGCGCACAGTCGTATACCTTGTCTTCCGTATAGACAAAAATCCTATCATCCACACTCTCAAAATAATATACGCTGCCCGGTTCGAGCAGGAAGGTCTGCCTTCCCAGGCTCCCGACAACTTTTCTTTGCGAGCTGTTCGCAAGGGATATAATTTTCAGCAGGTCGTCATTCATCTCCGCACAGCGAATGACAATTTCATCCTGCGGGCAGGCCGGATCAATATCGAGCGTTACCTTCATAAGGCCTCTCCCCCTCTGTCTTTCAGTATAACGAACGAAAAACGCGCGTCAATGCGTTTCCCGTAAGATGCATTGCGCACGCCGCAAGTTGCGTTTCCTCCATACTATTTCAACAAAAACCGTTCCAGTGCAGGAACGTCCTCGGCAATATACCGGCAGGTGAATTGTGCCGCATCCTCGATTTTGCTGAAGCCAAACCCCCACAGCACCGCACAGAAATCAATTCCTGCATCCTGTGCGCCCCGCGCATCATAACCGCTGTCTCCCACCAAAAGGCAGTCTGCCGTACTGGAATTGGTCCGCGATACGGCTTCTCTTACGATCGCTTCCTTGCCCTTGATGTTGATATCCGGCGGCGCACCGCAAATCGCATCGAAATAATCGGTCAGCCTGAAATGCGCAAGCGTCTTGCGCACAATCGTTTCCATCTTTACGGAAGCAACGGCGCACGTCACGCCTGCATCTCCCAGGTTTTGCAGCAGCTTCTCCATTCCGGGATAAATATCCGCCTCGAGCATCCCTTCTTCCGCATACCGCTCCCGGTAATGCTGCACTGCCTTTGTCGCTTGTTCGTCACTCATCCCGCACACGGTTACAAAAGAAAGCTTCAGCGGCGGCCCGATAAACTTTCTCAGCGTCCCGTCATCCGGCAGCCGGAAGCCCATATCCTCAATGGTGCGCTTCGCGCAATACAGGATACCCCTGCTCGTATCCATCAGCGTTCCGTCAAAATCAAACAATACCGTCTTATATTTCATATCCACTCAATCTCCAAAATCCTGATACTCTCCGGCGGAATCATTGCCTCTAC
It encodes the following:
- a CDS encoding DUF3021 domain-containing protein; amino-acid sequence: MRKGFSLFAAVLVTAFLIALTISTVITITLGADALPLKELRNDLFLGLFIACVQLIWVGSDKSNRTYIVRTIVHFIILITGCTLLMIWFGWLPPSEWIVWYYAGFIAFYIIIWLVCWNVNRKKWKAMNEKLQEFKRENRE
- a CDS encoding LytTR family DNA-binding domain-containing protein; translated protein: MKVTLDIDPACPQDEIVIRCAEMNDDLLKIISLANSSQRKVVGSLGRQTFLLEPGSVYYFESVDDRIFVYTEDKVYDCALRLYEIEEKFQGTNFLRVNKSTIINLAKVRALNPILNGKIEVELENGEKQIISRQYAPLLKEKLGLGR
- a CDS encoding HAD hydrolase-like protein; the encoded protein is MKYKTVLFDFDGTLMDTSRGILYCAKRTIEDMGFRLPDDGTLRKFIGPPLKLSFVTVCGMSDEQATKAVQHYRERYAEEGMLEADIYPGMEKLLQNLGDAGVTCAVASVKMETIVRKTLAHFRLTDYFDAICGAPPDINIKGKEAIVREAVSRTNSSTADCLLVGDSGYDARGAQDAGIDFCAVLWGFGFSKIEDAAQFTCRYIAEDVPALERFLLK
- a CDS encoding class II fructose-bisphosphate aldolase, which produces MLVNLKQILEDARIRGYGVGMFNTFNIEMALGVLEAAEETQSPVIFGTAEALLGCCDIDTAASFLVPMAKKASVPVALHLDHGYTEETLKHAIEAGFTSVMYDCSTELLEENIARCAEMAFYAHERGVSVEGELGHVAFDEGGEGEYKGYAYTEPMDVKEFVEKTKIDALAIAIGTEHGVYKSKPVLDIERLKEIRSITDTNLVLHGGSGLSVNDLQECIRYGIQKINIYTDISIAASEAAYRYIKQYGPVIDKISPLMREAVKKVAVQKMTDFGSVGKAMR
- a CDS encoding MATE family efflux transporter, producing the protein MEQAIKNPLGVEKPGKLLVKFAVPSIIAMLVSALYNIVDQIFIGQSVGMLGNAATNVAFPLTTVCTAIALLLGIGGAANFNLSMGAREEKRASGFIGGSIVLLITCGVVLMLVVRIFLNPMMHAFGATPDVLEYALTYTGITSFGFPFLIFSTGASNLIRADGSPKFSMACVLVGAVINTILDPLFIFGFNMGMAGAALATILGQIVSALFAAYYLIFRFKTTRLRKDAFQVTWSKSRAIMGLGAAACFNQLAMMAVQIALNNVLTYYGALSVYGSEIPLAVVGIIMKVNMIFMSIIIGIAQGLQPISSFNYGAQKYGRVRETYRKAITAATIISICAFLAFQLFPRQIIGIFGAGSEEYFHFAERCFRIFLLFTFVNGIQPVTSNFFSSIGKATKGIWLSLTRQIIFLLPLVLILPVFLGIDGVMYAGPVADGMAALAAILLVTKEMKNMKQLEYLQAS
- a CDS encoding DeoR/GlpR family DNA-binding transcription regulator encodes the protein MEKKQRIADLAADFIKDHQTIFIDSSSTCMILAKRLMEKTNLTLLTNGIMTASILSEATDFNIYCTCGKVYSRRSSIGGVDACEYISRFSADAAFVSCRGIAADMGVTDFDADASTVKRTYRKYTRKLILLADSTKFGQTFFHRTFDFPEVDIVISDCEFPADIKRRFQQSGTELISPGV
- a CDS encoding MarR family winged helix-turn-helix transcriptional regulator; amino-acid sequence: MERAEYVERIGRYIAILHRAAQKYINRRMQPFGFTSSDHMFLIHISKNEGINQRRLARILSIDEAAVTRAIKKLECGGFVLRKKDPEDMRSFSLHLTERGHNAIPSLIETFREWDEVLSEGFSAEELTVLRGQLKKMAGNAAISAEEAR
- the ppk1 gene encoding polyphosphate kinase 1; this translates as MAENKYKHLINRDLSWLKFNERVLEEAEDHSNPLFERLNFMAIYHSNLSEFLMVRVGSLHDRLLLKKDEIDPRSGMTTLEQLRAINRKIRELTPRKNRALIEILRELENYHIFYKAGVHLTKYEERFLERYFERNVLPLLSPHILDKHHPFPFLQNNTVYIAVLLKSKDGKTQLGIIPASGYFERLLLLPSKYIKFTLIEDLIYRFASRVFPRHRVEARSIFSITRNADIDADEAFFDYDMSYRDIMEIIVKKRKKLEPVRLDICRSQSEEITKRLMKNLNLTQDEVFFNEMPTVLSFVSDLKDLLTDEKYRPLFYPPLVSQPSGQVDLNKKLIPQIQKRDVLLSYPYQDMKTFVRLLEEAAMNPSVMSIKITLYRVARNSKVIDALIRAAENGKEVITVVELRARFDEENNIDWSKRLQEAGASLIYGIEDYKVHSKLLLITMKKRDGALGFITQVGTGNYNESTAKLYTDLSLITADEDIAINAQDVFKNLCMGSLVENSDILMVSPLTLKQSVLRYIDQEILMAKSGAPAQLTFKINSLNDTDIIKKLIAASDAGVKIRMIIRGICCLNVETTGKTRNIDISSIVGRYLEHSRIYLFGPKERQKVYISSADFMSRNTERRVEVAVPVLDPDLKREINDLIDIQLKDNVKARHQVGKGVYRKLPVPKGAPRIDSQVELFKRAYREAGNPLPEWLQEKNF